In one Sesamum indicum cultivar Zhongzhi No. 13 linkage group LG12, S_indicum_v1.0, whole genome shotgun sequence genomic region, the following are encoded:
- the LOC105175481 gene encoding uncharacterized protein LOC105175481: MGSMSGWILSAKVLLISAGVVALAMGLKFSVPVAVNGIPAIWSIILSWMKPPYLYIIINGIIITIAASSRFHQSQSEQPAARSEHLISVKTPPPSSFASFSAQMDIMSVVQQPTTAVEAEVVVSEVEDDTVVELKPVMVNGAKIDFDIKTEEEIVVETQAEAEDVFVDSTTSTYNTLPQKIISQQLQVESLLPVREKPLLPVHEKPPASSRFGHRRPIRNSPEVSGVRSLKVAKPKRQETLESTWKMITEGRHVPLTRHLKKSDTWEHQHPPIVDQVTKSETFKERSNYESPAAASLRIRKEPSLSQEELNRRVEAFIHKFNEEMRMQRQESLNQYMEMINRGV, translated from the exons ATGGGCTCGATGAGTGGTTGGATCTTGTCTGCGAAGGTGCTTCTGATTTCAGCTGGAGTTGTGGCTTTAGCAATGGGGTTGAAATTTTCTGTTCCGGTCGCAGTGAATGGAATTCCGGCCATCTGGTCCATCATTCTCTCATGGATGAAGCCTCcttatttgtatataatcaTCAACggcatcatcatcaccatAGCTGCGTCCTCGCGCTTCCACCAGAGCCAATCGGAACAGCCTGCAGCTCGATCTGAGCACTTGATTTCAGTCAAAACTCCTCCGCCGTCGAGTTTTGCATCGTTTTCAGCTCAGATGGATATTATGAGTGTTGTCCAGCAACCGACGACGGCTGTAGAGGCGGAAGTTGTGGTGTCAGAGGTTGAGGATGATACAGTTGTTGAATTGAAACCTGTGATGGTGAACGGTGCGAAGATCGATTTTGATATCAAAACAGAAGAAGAGATTGTGGTTGAAACTCAAGCTGAAGCTGAGGATGTGTTTGTTGATTCGACGACGTCCACGTACAACACCCTGCCGCAGAAGATAATTTCGCAGCAACTTCAAGTGGAATCTCTCTTGCCGGTACGGGAGAAACCTCTCTTGCCGGTACATGAGAAACCTCCGGCTTCTTCCAGGTTCGGACACCGGAGGCCAATCAGGAACAGTCCTGAAG TTTCAGGTGTGAGGTCTCTGAAAGTGGCGAAGCCGAAGAGGCAGGAGACACTGGAGAGCACATGGAAGATGATAACGGAGGGCCGTCACGTGCCGCTCACGAGGCACCTGAAGAAGTCGGACACGTGGGAGCACCAGCATCCCCCCATCGTAGATCAGGTGACCAAATCGGAGACGTTCAAGGAGCGCAGCAACTACGAGTCGCCGGCGGCTGCAAGTTTGAGGATCCGAAAGGAACCGTCGCTGAGTCAGGAGGAGTTGAATCGGCGAGTGGAGGCGTTCATCCACAAATTCAACGAGGAAATGAGGATGCAGAGGCAAGAATCATTGAACCAGTACATGGAGATGATAAACCGTGGGGTCTAA
- the LOC105175482 gene encoding uncharacterized protein LOC105175482 has translation MVRLFDSHCHFQDSRILNLAPKLIKETIDTGVVHFAVNGVSEKDWHLVKEMSERYPSVIPNFGVHPWYISERTPNWLNTLKEFLATTPSAAVGEIGLDKGSMGKRIDFTDQVEVFRQQLELAKELKKPASLHCVQAFGDLLEILKSVGPFPSGVILHSYLGSAEMVPEFSKLGAYFSFSGFLMSMKESKAKKMLKSIPTERILLETDAPDAQPKSVNPDSLFWIEREAPDSKKLTGDEDSLSSNEANTLDNRSRDKGEASALPEERLNHPANIHHVLAYVARLLEMEEKELAELSYQNAVRLFSYEGSKLVQVNS, from the coding sequence ATGGTTAGACTCTTTGATTCTCACTGTCACTTTCAAGATTCAAGAATCTTGAATCTGGCCCCTAAACTAATAAAGGAGACTATTGATACTGGTGTGGTTCATTTTGCTGTAAATGGAGTATCTGAGAAGGACTGGCATTTGGTGAAGGAGATGAGCGAACGCTATCCTTCTGTTATTCCAAACTTTGGGGTTCATCCATGGTATATATCTGAGAGAACTCCCAATTGGCTCAACACTTTGAAGGAGTTCCTTGCGACTACTCCTTCTGCTGCGGTTGGAGAGATTGGTCTCGACAAAGGTTCTATGGGGAAGCGGATTGATTTTACGGATCAAGTTGAAGTCTTCCGCCAGCAGCTTGAACTTGCAAAAGAGCTGAAAAAACCAGCCTCTTTGCACTGTGTGCAGGCTTTTGGTGATCTTCTTGAGATACTAAAGTCTGTCGGGCCATTTCCTTCTGGTGTAATATTGCATTCGTATCTTGGTTCTGCTGAGATGGTTCCTGAATTTTCTAAACTCGGTGCTTACTTTTCCTTCTCTGGTTTCCTCATGTCAATGAAAGAAAGCAAGGCAAAGAAAATGTTGAAGTCCATTCCTACTGAAAGGATTTTGTTGGAGACAGATGCCCCGGATGCTCAACCAAAATCAGTAAATCCAGATTCTCTATTCTGGATTGAAAGAGAAGCTCCTGATTCAAAAAAGCTTACCGGTGATGAAGATAGTTTGTCCTCAAATGAAGCTAACACCCTTGACAACAGATCCCGTGATAAAGGAGAAGCATCTGCATTACCTGAAGAAAGACTTAACCATCCAGCTAACATTCATCACGTACTTGCTTACGTCGCGCGTTTACTTGagatggaagaaaaagaacttgctgaATTGAGCTATCAAAATGCTGTACGCCTCTTCTCTTATGAGGGATCAAAGTTGGTGCAGGTCAACTCTTAG
- the LOC105175483 gene encoding transmembrane protein 184C gives MDFANMDRDQMTLAASGFLVMLTLHFTFQLVSQHLFYWKNAKEQKAILIIILMAPVYAVDSFVGLLDIRGSKPFFMLLDSVKDCYEALAIAKFLALMYSYLKISMSKNIVPDEIKGREIHHSFPMTLFQPRKTHLNHHTLRLLKYWTWQFVIIRPICSILMITLQIVGMYPSWLSWTFTVILNLSFSLAMYSLVVFYHVFAKELEPHKPLAKFICIKGIVFFCFWQGVVLDILVRMGIVQSHHFWLDTEHVEEAIQNVLVCVEMVIFSVIQQYAYHVAPYSGDIESKLKMQKKYE, from the exons ATGGATTTTGCTAACATGGATCGGGACCAAATGACGCTGGCGGCTTCAGGATTCTTAGTGATGCTAACTCTGCACTTCACGTTTCAGTTGGTATCACAACATCTGTTTTACTGGAAGAATGCGAAGGAGCAAAAAGCCATACTCATAATCATACTGATGGCCCCAGTTTATGCTGTTGACTCGTTTGTTGGATTATTGGATATCCGCGGGAGCAAACCATTTTTCATGCTATTGGACTCTGTCAAAGACTGCTATGAAGCTTTG GCTATTGCGAAGTTTTTGGCTTTGATGTATAGTTATTTGAAGATTTCCATGAGCAAGAATATTGTACCTGATGAGATAAAAGGGAGGGAGATTCACCATTCATTTCCGATGACTCTCTTCCAG CCTAGGAAGACGCATTTGAATCACCACACGTTGAGGCTTCTCAAGTATTGGACATGGCAGTTTGTTATCATCCGTCCCATATGTTCTATCTTGATGATAACATTACAAATTGTTGGGATGTACCCCAGTTGGCTCAGTTGGACGTTCACAGTCATTCTCAACCTATCGTTTTCCTTGGCCATGTACTCCTTGGTTGTCTTCTACCATGTCTTCGCAAAAGAATTGGAGCCTCATAAGCCACTGGCAAAGTTTATCTGCATCAAGGGAATTGTTTTCTTCTGCTTTTGGCAG GGAGTAGTACTTGACATCCTCGTCAGGATGGGCATTGTTCAATCCCATCATTTCTGGTTAGATACAGAGCACGTCGAGGAAGCAATTCAGAATGTTTTAGTTTGTGTTGAGATGGTCATCTTCTCTGTTATCCAGCAGTATGCATACCATGTTGCACCTTACAGTGGAGACATAGAGTCAAAACTGAAGATgcagaaaaaatatgaatga